One stretch of Malus domestica chromosome 14, GDT2T_hap1 DNA includes these proteins:
- the LOC139191631 gene encoding uncharacterized protein, with amino-acid sequence MDEDDMDDDDGYRFGDDDLEDDGSWDIDEGDDGSGDDGSGDEGDDGSGEDGDDGSGDEGDDGSGDAGDDGSGDESDDDGDDEIDDVADEDGQGDSEDDEVR; translated from the coding sequence ATGGACGAGGACGATATGGATGACGATGATGGTTATAGGTTTGGAGATGATGACTTGGAGGATGACGGGAGTTGGGATATTGACGAGGGGGATGACGGGTCTGGTGATGACGGATCTGGTGACGAGGGGGATGATGGGTCTGGTGAGGACGGAGATGACGGATCTGGTGACGAGGGGGATGACGGGTCTGGTGATGCCGGAGATGACGGTTCTGGTGACGAGTCTGATGATGACGGAGATGACGAGATTGATGATGTGGCCGATGAGGATGGGCAGGGTGATAGTGAGGATGACGAGGTGAGATAA